Part of the Bacillus cabrialesii genome is shown below.
CCCCGCCTTTTGAAGATGAAGCGGTATCTGTTGAGTATTCTTTCGCAAGGTCTTCAAATTTCTCGCCTTTTTTCAGCTTTTTCTCAACTTCTTCAGCTGTCTTTTTATCAGCGACAAGGATGTGGCTTGCACGGATTTTGCCTTTTAAGCCTTCCCAGTACTCTTTGATATCAGCATCTGTCACTTTGATGTTATCTTTAGCCGCTTTTTGTGTCAGCAATTCATATTTTACTTGCTCTTTAAGGTAATCCTTTCCATATTGCTCTTCGAGAGCAGTATATTGATCTCCAAGCTGTGTTTTGTATTCTTTCAGCTTGTTGTCAATTTCTTTATCTGTCACTTTATATTTCTTGTCCAATACTTTTTCTTGTACCAGCTGTGTCAGAACGCTTGCACCAGCTGTTTTCTTCATGTTTGTGTAAAGCTCGCCTTTTGTTACATCGCCTGCGTCTGTTTTTGCGATGACTTCTTTGTCGCCGCTGCTGCAAGCACTGAGAGCGAGGATACTTGTAGCAGTGATAGCTGCTATTGCGATTTTCTTCATGGTTTTCAAACACTCCTAATCATTCCAAATTAAATTACCTATGCGTATCATAACATATTGTGGCTTTCTGTAAAAAGATTTTAAATAAAGGGCATTCGTCTAGTCAAACTTTTGCTGATGACATACTTATATATTGATCAAGAAAAGGAGGTATGTAACATGAGCGGAGGATACTCTAACGGATTCGCGTTGCTCGTAGTACTGTTCATTTTGCTTATCATCGTAGGTGCAGCTTACATCTACTAAGCAGCCCGGGGATCGCTTGCAAGATAAGCGATCCTTTATTTTCACTAGCGCCTAATCGTTTCAATCATGATTTGCATAAGATGTAATTGGTAAATAAAGCTTTTTACAGGAGGTGCTTTTTAAGATGGGTGAAGTATTTGCAGGCGGATTCGCTTTATTGGTTGTGTTATTTATTTTATTGATTATCATCGGCGCTTCTTGGCTGTATTAATCAAAATAAAAAAGCATAGCTGCTGAATCAGCAGCTATGCTTTCTTTCGTATTTACACTGTAAAGGAGATCTCCACAAACGAAGAGATCAGTAAAATTAATATAGAAACATTAATAAATCGGAATACCTTATCTTGCCGCTCTTCAGGAATCTCTCTGACAAGGCATAATGTATTGGTGAGCCTGTTTATGAAATATAAAATAAACACGGCAGCCACGATAAAATAGAATAAAATGATGGGAGATTCCCCCTCTCTCTGAACTGTCCCATATTACATTACCAAATATTTATTAAAAAAGATAGAATGCAAATTGAAAAATCGCCACTAGCCCATGGTTTGGCTACTTTTCAACAAGAATATCCAACCCGTCCGCTTCTTGATCAATAAAACAGGCTTTCGGCGCTCGTACAAGCTTGAGAGCCAGCAAGAAGTCAGGCAGACAGTAGCCGGCATGAATGCCCGAAATCATGCAGAAATAATGAGCGTGATTCGGAAATGCCATCGCGGCGTAAAACAGTACAGGCGTAATCAGCAAAAACGGGCTTACGAGCGAAATCAGCATTGTTGTTTTTGGTATTCGTTTCCATGTGCGCATGCGCAATATGTAAAACTTTTTTTCTATTTTTCTTTTTTTGCAGATGATTGGCAGGACATGGATGACTTTATGTACAAATAAAATAACGACGAGCAAACCGCCGAATAAAGGTACATATTCATCGCTTAAGCTTGTGCCAGGCCGCAGCAGCTCAAATGCTAAAAAAGTAGATATAAAAACCAAAATCATAAAACATACAGCAGTTAATATTATGCGAACGGCGCCATAATCCTTCATCAGATTTATGGTCTTCCAGCAATTCATCAAAGTCATCCTTCCATACATCTTGAATAGAATCTCAAAATAATTTACTCCTCCCAAGAGAAAAAATCAATGCTTTTTCAAGAAAAAATATCATCGGGCAGGTATTTTTTTGAAACAGGCAAACAAACTGCGAAATATGGGGTTAGAACTTTCTTCTCAGTCAATTATCAGCTAAAATAAGATTAAAGATAGAAAGAAGTGGTGTGGATGGATTCGATGGATCATCGCATTGAGCGATTAGAATATTACATACAATTATTAGTGAAAACAGTAGATATGGACAGGTACCCTTTCTATGCGCTTCTGATTGACAAAGGGCTGAGCAGGGAAGAAGGGGAAGAGGTCATGAGGATATGCGTTGAATTGTCGGAAGAGCTGGCAGCACAAAAAGCGCAAGGATTTGTAACCTTCGATAAGCTCCTTGCGCTTTTTGCCGGACAGCTGAATGAAAAATTAGATGTTCATGAAACGATTTTTGCCCTGTATGAGCAGGGGCTTTATCAAGAGCTGATGGAAGTCTTTATCGGCATCATGAAGCACTTTGATTAACTGTTTACTGGTTCGAGCTCTTCTGCCGGTTCATCCGCCGCACTGTCTTTAGCTTTTTTCTTCAGTTTTCCGTTGACGCTTTCAAAGTCATTGTCAATATTGGTGAGTGACGTTTCGAAAATTTCCATAAAATCATCGCCGTAGATATGGCGTATCATACACATCATTTCTGCCACTTCAGGGAATTTTCCGAATAAATGATACAGAGGCTGTGAACCTTTAAAAACCGCGTTGCGAGTCGGATCAAATTCCTCAAGCAAGCTCCAGAAAACCTCAGTGCCTTCCTCAGTTAATTGGACGTATGTGTTCCGTTTATCATTCAGCCGTTTGGAGAATCTTAAATATCCCCGTTCTTCCAGCTTTTTTGAAAAGTTGAATGCGGTTGATACGTGCATGACCCCGAATTTCGCGATTTCAGAAATGGAAGCTCCATTCAACTGATACGCAATCCATAAAATATGATGTTCATTAATATTCAGGTCATACGGTTTGAGCCATTGCTGCCAATCCTTCTCGATCGATTTCCAAAGAGCCTTGCTAAGCTGAGCCATTTTCTGGGTGAAGACCAGAGCCTCTTTCACATCATAAGGCGGTTCCACTCGATTCATTACGTCACCTGCTTCTCTTTTTCTTTTTCTCTATTATGCCAATAAAATAAAGATTAATAAAGATGAAAATGTAAGAATTTTTTAATAAATTCACCATCCGTTGCGGTGAGAGGCTTTTTCGGGCAAAAAAAAATGCGGGTCCACATTTGGCCCGCGTTTTTTTCTTTAGAATAGGATATTAGTTTTGTAAGGTTTTCTCCAGCTGTCTGATTTTCTCTTCAATATCAGCGATTTCTTTTTGCAGATCCTGCTGGTGAGGCTTGATCTCTTCCTGCCATTTTTTAATGGACGTTTGGAGCTCGCCGCTCACGTCTTTAATGACATCCGTGCTTTCTTTTGCCGCTTTGATCAGCTGGTCTTTTAACGCAAGCCCGTCTGATTTTAAGCGTTTGATCGTTTCTTCGAAAGAATCATAATTGGTTTTCATTTTTTCACGCAGCTGCTTTCCTGAGGAAGGCGCAGTAAGAAGAACTGCTGCTCCTCCGATGATGCCGCCTACGAATAGTCCTGTTAATAGAGAACGTCCGCTCGCCATTACAATCACCCCGTCTTTTTCTTGAAAATAGGATTCATTCAGCATGCTTCAATTTTTGTTGAAAGCCTGAACTTCTATACATAGCTTGCTCTATTTTAGCATATTTTTTAAGTGAAAAGGAGGGAGAAGGTTGTCTGTCTTTATGATTGTGTTATCCTGCATCACCCTCGCCTTCGCTTCAGGGGCTGTTTACTATATCAGACTTCTCAGCCAGGCTGCTTCTTATCCGCCCAAGAAGGTTATCCGGCAGAAAGCGCTTGTTTGTTCAACCGGAACCGCCTTTACACTATGTCTTATCTTTTTCACAAAACTCTTCATTTAAAACATGCAGACATGCTGCGGGCTCTCTGTTCAAAAAAACCTCTCCCGGATGCGGAAGAGGTTTTGTGTGACGATTATTTAACAGCTTCCATAAAGCTTGAACGTCTTAAAATGGTTTGTACAATCGGATACATAATGATCATTGCGATTGTATTCAGTACAGCGGCAGGCAGAACAACAGCTGCGAACAATGCGGCGAAACCGCCAGGCAAACCGACGATCAATAAAGCTGACGATAAAAATACAATTCCCGATAAGATGGTCCCGATCGCTGTCAGCACAGCGGCTGCACCTGTTTTCTGGCTCTTTCTGAACAAGAGGAACAGAAAGAAGAACAGAAACGCTGATACGGGTTTATCGATGATGTTAGGAATCTGTCCGGCCGGAAATGCGGTTGTAAGCGCGGAAATGATTCCGGTCACAATTCCAATGACGAGCACATTTTGCACCCGCGGGAACAGAAGGATGCCCATGAACATCATGATCAGCATCATATCTGGTTTCATGCCGCCTAAAAAGGGCGGAATAATGGAATGGAGCGCTGCGCCGATTGCGGCAAACAGAGCCATAATGACTAACTCTTTTGTTTTCATATCTATGCTCTCCTCTGCTAAGCTTTTTGCCCTCCAATAATATGCTCGCCATTTATTGCGAAGGCTTAAAGAATGTGATATGCAAACAGTATACCAAACGAACGGTTTGCATAGCCAGACTTTTTACTCATTTTCCTGCTGGAATTTCTTCATGAACGCAGCTAATTTTTCACAGTCTTCGAGAGACACCGCGTTATAAATAGAAGCGCGGCAGCCTCCTACTGAACGGTGTCCGCCAAGGCCGACCATTTTTGCTTCTTTTGCTTCTTGAACGAATGTTTTTGTTAATTCGTCATCGCGAAGCGTGAAGGTCACATTCATGCGTGAGCGGCTGTCCGTTCTGGCATGCCCTTTATAGAATCCGTTGCTGTCGTCGATACAGCTGTAGAGAACCTGCGCTTTTTGTTCATTGCGCTGTTCGACAGCTTCAACACCGCCGTTTTCCTTCAGCCATTCCAGAACAAGGCTCAGCATATAAATCGCAAATGTCGGCGGCGTGTTGTAGAGTGAGTCCGCTTTGACATGCGTTGAATACTTCAGGATTTTTGGAACGTTCGCATTTTCATTTTGCAGCCACGTTTTTTTCATGATGACTACTGTCACACCGGAAGGGCCGAGGTTCTTTTGAGCGCCTCCGTAGATCACGTCAAACTTGGACACATCGATTGTTCTGCTCAAGATATCGCTGGACATGTCGGCGACGAGCGGAATTGGGGAATTCGGGAATTCCTGCCACTGTGTGCCGAAAATCGTATTGTTGGACGTGATGTGTAAATACGCGCCGTCTTTTACATCTGTAAGGTCAACCTCCGGAATAAAACTATAATTGTCTGCTTCACTTGTGGCAGTGACAGACGTATTTCCGAACAATTTTGTTTCTGCCAGTGCTTTTTCCGACCATGCGCCGGTCATCACAAAATGCGCGGTTTTTTCAGGTGTTAAAAAGTTCATCGGAAGCATTGAGAATTGAAGGCTTGCCCCGCCTTGAAGAAACAAAATATCGTAATCTTCGGGGATGCCCATCAGTTCGATTAAAAGGCTTTTCGCTTTTTGGTGCACCGCTTCATACTCTTTGCTGCGGTGGGAAAGCTCCATAACGGACATGCCGGATTCGTTAAAATCAATAAATTCTTTCTGTGCTCTTTGCAGAACTTCCAATGGCAGCGCTGCAGGACCTGCGTTAAAATTCGTTGTACGTTCCATCATGATCTCTCCCTGTTTTCCACGTTAATGTATAAAATAATACAATTATCCTATCACAAAAATTCAGTTTTTTTGATAAAAAAATTGAATTGTCAAAAGAAATTGACGAATTTTTGTGAAATGTTCACAAATAAAAAACCTCATCTTATGATGAGGCCAGGCGTTTTGCAATAGAGGAAGAGATGTTCTGCAGATCCTCCGGTTTGTAATCATCAGCATGCGTTTTCCAAACCGCTCCGAATCCGTCTCCTTTTCCGTAGCGCGGGATGATATGCATATGATAATGAAAAACAGATTGTCCTGCTTTTTCGCCGTTATTGTTCAGCGTGTTTAAGCCGATCGGTTCAAATTCATCCCGAATGGCGCGGGCGATTTTCGGAACGGCGTGAAAATATTGCTTTGCTAATTCATCCGTAAATTCATACACATTTTCGATATGTGTTTTCGGAATGACAAGCGTGTGTCCTTTTGTCACTTGGCTGATATCAAGGAAGGCCAGCACATGTTCATCTTCATACACCTTTGCGGACGGAATGTCGCCGGCGATAATTTTACAAAAGATACAATTCTCTGCACTATGCATAAAGGGTTCCTCCTTATGAAATTGTTGATATGTATACACTCATCGTACCACAGAAATGCAGAAAATAGAAAACAGGATGAACGGCAAGCGTTCACCCTGAATGCAGAGGAAGAGCTTATATGAAGAAAATGTGATATGCCTTTGGTAAGCACCTCATTTGTCAATAAAATGAAGACTTGTTTAAATGCCTAACGATTCCTGCGATAAACACCTCATTTGACAATTTGCTTCATAGATGAAGAATTCATCAATTCAGTGAAGAGAAATGGTTTGAGCATTGGACATGTTTATTTTCTATCCAACTGTATCTAAGACGTCTTTGACAAACACCTCATTTTTCAGTTGATATGCTTTTCCTCTACGACTATTATCATGTCCAGAACCTTGTCTCTTTATGACAGCAAATTCATCATTTGTTAAAAGGGAATTGTTTCAAATCAGGCTTCGTTTTTGGTACTATGAAGAAAAACAATATAAGGGGAGAAACTATGTCTCTGCTATCGGTAAATGATGTAACCGGCGGATATACAAGAAATCCGGTTTTGAAAAACGTGTCATTCACCCTTGAACCGAATCAAATTGTCGGCTTAATCGGGCTGAACGGCGCAGGTAAAAGTACAACAATCAGACATATCATCGGGCTGATGGACCCGCATAAAGGATCGATCGAATTAAACGGAAAAACCTTTGCTGAGGATCCGGAAGGCTACCGTTCACAATTCACCTATATACCTGAAACACCTGTTTTATATGAAGAGCTGACACTGATGGAGCATCTTGAATTAACAGCCATGGCATACGGCCTGTCAAAAGAAACGATGGAGAAAAGGCTGCCGCCGCTTTTAAAGGAATTCCGAATGGAAAAGAGGCTGAAGTGGTTCCCGGCTCATTTTTCTAAAGGGATGAAGCAGAAGGTTATGATCATGTGCGCATTTTTGGCAGAGCCGGCACTCTACATTATTGATGAGCCTTTTCTAGGGCTTGATCCGCTTGCGATTAACGCGCTGCTTGAACGGATGAATGAAGCGAAAAAGGGCGGGGCGAGCGTGCTGATGTCAACGCACATATTGGCAACGGCAGAACGATATTGTGATTCGTTTATTATTTTACATAACGGCGAGGTGCGGGCGCGCGGCACGCTGTCCGAGCTCAGAGAGCAGTTTGGAATGAAGGACGCGGCGCTGGACGATTTGTATCTTGAGCTTACAAAGGAAGACGCCGGCCATGAATAATATGCTTGATATTTGGCAGTCGCGGCTGCAGGAGCATATCAAAGAAACAAGAATGTACATGAAATATATGTTCAACGATCACCTCGTCATTGTTTTGATCTTTTTTCTCGCGGGCGCTGCAAACTGGTACAGCAAATGGGTGCGGGATATTCCCGCTCACTTTCCTTCCTTCTGGGTGATGGCTGTACTGTTTTCGCTCGTGCTGACAAGTTCTTATGTACGGACGCTTTTGAAAGAGGCTGACCTTGTCTTCTTATTGCCGCTAGAGGCAAAAATGGAGCCTTACTTAAAGCAAGCGTTTGTCTACAGTTTTGTGTCTCAGCTGTTTCCGCTGATTGCACTGAGCCTTGTTGCAATGCCGCTATATTTCGCTGTCGCACCTGGAGCTTCGCTCGTATCGTATGCGGCGGTCTTTGTCCAGCTTTTGCTGCTGAAAGCGTGGAATCAGGTGCTGGAATGGCGTACGACCTTCCAGCATGACCGAAGCATGAAACGGATGGATGTGATCATTCGCTTTGCGGCGAATACGCTTGTTCTTTATTTTGTTTTCCAATCTGTTTATATGTATGCGATTGTGGTCTATGTCATTATGGCTGCTTTTTATCTGTATATGTCTTCCTCGGCAAAACGAAAATCGTTTAAATGGGAAAGCCATATTGAGTCTGAATTGAGACGGAAGCAGCGTTTCTATCGGATTGCCAACCTGTTCACCGATGTGCCACATTTACGGAAGCAGGCGAAACGGAGAGCGTATCTCGACTTTTTGCTGCGGCTCGTGCCGTTTGAGCAGCGCAAAACGTTTACCTACATGTTCACTCGCGCCTTTTTGCGTTCAAGTGATTATTTGGGCATTCTCGTCAGATTAACGGTCATTTTCGCGCTGATTATTATGTATGTGTCGGCAAGCCCGCTGATTGCAGGGGTTTTGACTGTGTTCACCATTTTCATTACGGGCGTACAGATGCTGCCGCTGTTCGGCCACTTTGACCATCTGGCGCTTCAGGAGCTTTATCCTGTGAAAAAAGAAACGAAGCTGAAAAGTTATTTCTCTTTATTAAAAACAGCGCTTAGCATTCAAGCGCTGCTGATGTCTGCTGCATCTGCCTATGCTGCCGGCATAACAGGTTTTCTGTACGCGCTGATCGGTTCCGCGGTTCTGATTTTTGTTGTTCTGCCGTCTTATATGACCACCAGACTGAAAAAACATGGCAAGCTGTGAACTGAAAAGGGGTAAGTCAAATGACAGACAATCAGCTGCTGATGCAGGAAGCCCTTCAATGGAAAATGCATTTTTTGCGAAAAGATTCCATGTTTGAACGCTTTTCGAAGCGTGTGCAAACGAAGGTGAATGAACGGATTCCCGAAAAAATCCATACAGCCGTCACCGAGAGTGTGAAAAAAATGGTGGAAGCGATGATGGCGGGCTCCAATATGATCGCCTATAAAAAGGATACAAGCGCGCTTTCGCTCAGTGAAAAGAACGAACTGGCGAAAAAAACGATTGCATCTTATCAGAAGGTGGCAGCCGCTGAGGGAGTCGGCACCGGAGCGGGCGGCATTTTTTTAGGCATTGCCGATTTTCCGCTGCTGCTTTCGATTAAAATGAAGTGTTTATTTACCTTATCCTCAATTTATGGCTTTGATGTGAAGGATTCAGAAGAAAGAATGTTTTTGCTGCTTGTATTTCAGCTTGCGTTTTCGAGTGATGACTGCCGCAAATCACTTTTTTCTGTCCTTGACAATTGGGAGACGGAGAAAAAGAGTATCGACTGGAAAGTGTTCCAGCAGGAATACCGAGATTATATCGACGTCGTAAAGCTTTTTCAGCTGTTGCCGGGAGTAGGTGCGGCAGTCGGCGGCATTGCCAATTATAAGCTGCTTGCTCAGCTTGGCGAGACAGCAAGACACGTTTTTCATTTGAGAATAGGAAAGGAAACAGCCGGAGAATAAACACTCCGGCTGTTTTTTATAGCGTGTGATAGGTGATCGCGGCCCCAGCAAGCACTTTTGCCGCTGTCAGCATCGCTTTTTCATTGATATCAAATTTCGGATGATGATGGGAATAGACTCGCTCCGGCTGTTCAGGAGCAGCACCTGTAAAGAAAAAGGTGCCTTTGACGTTTTGTAAGTAGTAAGCAAAATCCTCGCCGCCCATTTGCGGTTCACCGGCAATGACCTGCTGAACATCTTCTATGTTTTTGGCGATGCCGGCCAAGTGGCTCGTTTCCGCAGGGTGGTTCACAACCGCCGGATAGCCCCGTTCATAGTTGTACTCATAGGATGCGCCGTGCATGCTGCACACACCTTTTACAACGGCTTCAATTTCTTTCTCCAGCATGCTGCGGACATTGTCGTCAAAAGAACGCGCTGTGCCGATGAGTGCCGCTTGGTCTGCGATAACATTAAACGGATTGTCGGCGATGAAAGAGCCAGTCGAAATGACGGCGGATTGAATTGGGTTGACTTTGCGGCTGACAATGTGCTGCAAAGAGGAAACGATTTGCGAGCCAATCAGGACGGCGTCTTTTGTATCATGCGGGTGAGCGCCGTGGCCGCCCTTCCCGTGAATATTGATTGTGAATCGGTCCGCCGCCGCCATTACGGCGCCGGGGCGGCAGAGAATGGTTCCGAGCGGTTCAGTCGCCCAAAGGTGCGTGCCGAATATCACATCCACGTTTTCGAGACAGCCGTCATCAATCATCG
Proteins encoded:
- a CDS encoding DUF3267 domain-containing protein yields the protein MNCWKTINLMKDYGAVRIILTAVCFMILVFISTFLAFELLRPGTSLSDEYVPLFGGLLVVILFVHKVIHVLPIICKKRKIEKKFYILRMRTWKRIPKTTMLISLVSPFLLITPVLFYAAMAFPNHAHYFCMISGIHAGYCLPDFLLALKLVRAPKACFIDQEADGLDILVEK
- the yhzE2 gene encoding sporulation protein YhzE2 codes for the protein MGEVFAGGFALLVVLFILLIIIGASWLY
- a CDS encoding ABC transporter permease — its product is MNNMLDIWQSRLQEHIKETRMYMKYMFNDHLVIVLIFFLAGAANWYSKWVRDIPAHFPSFWVMAVLFSLVLTSSYVRTLLKEADLVFLLPLEAKMEPYLKQAFVYSFVSQLFPLIALSLVAMPLYFAVAPGASLVSYAAVFVQLLLLKAWNQVLEWRTTFQHDRSMKRMDVIIRFAANTLVLYFVFQSVYMYAIVVYVIMAAFYLYMSSSAKRKSFKWESHIESELRRKQRFYRIANLFTDVPHLRKQAKRRAYLDFLLRLVPFEQRKTFTYMFTRAFLRSSDYLGILVRLTVIFALIIMYVSASPLIAGVLTVFTIFITGVQMLPLFGHFDHLALQELYPVKKETKLKSYFSLLKTALSIQALLMSAASAYAAGITGFLYALIGSAVLIFVVLPSYMTTRLKKHGKL
- the serC gene encoding 3-phosphoserine/phosphohydroxythreonine transaminase → MERTTNFNAGPAALPLEVLQRAQKEFIDFNESGMSVMELSHRSKEYEAVHQKAKSLLIELMGIPEDYDILFLQGGASLQFSMLPMNFLTPEKTAHFVMTGAWSEKALAETKLFGNTSVTATSEADNYSFIPEVDLTDVKDGAYLHITSNNTIFGTQWQEFPNSPIPLVADMSSDILSRTIDVSKFDVIYGGAQKNLGPSGVTVVIMKKTWLQNENANVPKILKYSTHVKADSLYNTPPTFAIYMLSLVLEWLKENGGVEAVEQRNEQKAQVLYSCIDDSNGFYKGHARTDSRSRMNVTFTLRDDELTKTFVQEAKEAKMVGLGGHRSVGGCRASIYNAVSLEDCEKLAAFMKKFQQENE
- the ecsA gene encoding ABC transporter ATP-binding protein EcsA, whose amino-acid sequence is MSLLSVNDVTGGYTRNPVLKNVSFTLEPNQIVGLIGLNGAGKSTTIRHIIGLMDPHKGSIELNGKTFAEDPEGYRSQFTYIPETPVLYEELTLMEHLELTAMAYGLSKETMEKRLPPLLKEFRMEKRLKWFPAHFSKGMKQKVMIMCAFLAEPALYIIDEPFLGLDPLAINALLERMNEAKKGGASVLMSTHILATAERYCDSFIILHNGEVRARGTLSELREQFGMKDAALDDLYLELTKEDAGHE
- a CDS encoding HIT family protein; translation: MHSAENCIFCKIIAGDIPSAKVYEDEHVLAFLDISQVTKGHTLVIPKTHIENVYEFTDELAKQYFHAVPKIARAIRDEFEPIGLNTLNNNGEKAGQSVFHYHMHIIPRYGKGDGFGAVWKTHADDYKPEDLQNISSSIAKRLASS
- the yhzE1 gene encoding sporulation protein YhzE1 → MSGGYSNGFALLVVLFILLIIVGAAYIY
- a CDS encoding YtxH domain-containing protein; the protein is MASGRSLLTGLFVGGIIGGAAVLLTAPSSGKQLREKMKTNYDSFEETIKRLKSDGLALKDQLIKAAKESTDVIKDVSGELQTSIKKWQEEIKPHQQDLQKEIADIEEKIRQLEKTLQN
- a CDS encoding HTH-type transcriptional regulator Hpr, with translation MNRVEPPYDVKEALVFTQKMAQLSKALWKSIEKDWQQWLKPYDLNINEHHILWIAYQLNGASISEIAKFGVMHVSTAFNFSKKLEERGYLRFSKRLNDKRNTYVQLTEEGTEVFWSLLEEFDPTRNAVFKGSQPLYHLFGKFPEVAEMMCMIRHIYGDDFMEIFETSLTNIDNDFESVNGKLKKKAKDSAADEPAEELEPVNS
- a CDS encoding M20 family metallopeptidase, with amino-acid sequence MSISTLQKEINKQLDSCFEEMVEIRRHFHMYPELSFQEEKTAAFIASYYESLGVPIRTNVGGKGVLAYIEGSEPGPAVALRADFDALPIQDEKDVPYASKVPGVMHACGHDGHTASLLAVGKVLHQNRHELKGTFVMIHQHAEEYYPGGAKPMIDDGCLENVDVIFGTHLWATEPLGTILCRPGAVMAAADRFTINIHGKGGHGAHPHDTKDAVLIGSQIVSSLQHIVSRKVNPIQSAVISTGSFIADNPFNVIADQAALIGTARSFDDNVRSMLEKEIEAVVKGVCSMHGASYEYNYERGYPAVVNHPAETSHLAGIAKNIEDVQQVIAGEPQMGGEDFAYYLQNVKGTFFFTGAAPEQPERVYSHHHPKFDINEKAMLTAAKVLAGAAITYHTL
- the trpP gene encoding tryptophan transporter TrpP, whose product is MKTKELVIMALFAAIGAALHSIIPPFLGGMKPDMMLIMMFMGILLFPRVQNVLVIGIVTGIISALTTAFPAGQIPNIIDKPVSAFLFFFLFLLFRKSQKTGAAAVLTAIGTILSGIVFLSSALLIVGLPGGFAALFAAVVLPAAVLNTIAMIIMYPIVQTILRRSSFMEAVK
- a CDS encoding YhaI family protein; amino-acid sequence: MDSMDHRIERLEYYIQLLVKTVDMDRYPFYALLIDKGLSREEGEEVMRICVELSEELAAQKAQGFVTFDKLLALFAGQLNEKLDVHETIFALYEQGLYQELMEVFIGIMKHFD
- a CDS encoding EcsC family protein; this encodes MTDNQLLMQEALQWKMHFLRKDSMFERFSKRVQTKVNERIPEKIHTAVTESVKKMVEAMMAGSNMIAYKKDTSALSLSEKNELAKKTIASYQKVAAAEGVGTGAGGIFLGIADFPLLLSIKMKCLFTLSSIYGFDVKDSEERMFLLLVFQLAFSSDDCRKSLFSVLDNWETEKKSIDWKVFQQEYRDYIDVVKLFQLLPGVGAAVGGIANYKLLAQLGETARHVFHLRIGKETAGE
- the prsA gene encoding peptidylprolyl isomerase PrsA, translating into MKKIAIAAITATSILALSACSSGDKEVIAKTDAGDVTKGELYTNMKKTAGASVLTQLVQEKVLDKKYKVTDKEIDNKLKEYKTQLGDQYTALEEQYGKDYLKEQVKYELLTQKAAKDNIKVTDADIKEYWEGLKGKIRASHILVADKKTAEEVEKKLKKGEKFEDLAKEYSTDTASSSKGGELGWFAKEGQMDETFSKAAFKLKTGEVSDPVKTQFGYHIIKKTEERGKYDDMKKELKSEVSEQKLSDNAAVQEAVQKVMKKADIEVKDKDLKDTFKTSSTSSNTSSTSNSSK